The Kiritimatiellaceae bacterium genome includes the window CGAGATCGAGCATTTTTTCGAGCAACAGACGTTCTTCCATTGATTCGATGTGCCGAAGCATAGAGCGGGAGATGCTGTGTGCGTGAATCTGAAGCCACTGTACGAACGGATGCGTTTTTTTAAATTCAAGCGAGCGGGTTTCTTCCATGCATTTGATGCCGGCGCGGAAGCGGTAGAGTTCGGCGGGCGTGATGGAGAATACAGCAACACGCGAAACGCGCGCGCAGCTGGCGACGCCTTCAACAATACTTTCCAGCATGATGCCGATGTTGTCAAAGCGGCGGAAGGCGCTGGAAAAGTGGTAAAGCGACGGCGCAATATTTTCGCGCGACGGAACCGCTGGCGAAGCAGGACGCTGCAGGGTTTCCTTGAGCACGCGGTTTTCCTGAAGGAGGCGCAAATGAGACTGCGCCTGATCAAACAGGGTCTGTAAGCGCAAACGGTCAACGTCGCCCGACTCAATGGCATACACCCCGGCTTCAGCGGCGCGCAGTCCCGGATCGGAACGGGCGGATCCCAGCGCAATAATTACAATATCCGGAAACCCTTTGATCAGATTGGGAAGCAGGGCCAGACAATCTGCGGCGCGCAAATCCATAAAGAGAAGCGTGTCGTGATGCTGCTGCAAAAGCATTTCGACTTCCGCCGGATCGCTGACATGCCGCACGGCGGAACGCGAATGAAGATAGCCGCGTATGCGTTGAAGCAGTACGCCGTCCTGCGTGTACATAATGCTGACAGGCAGTGCGCTCATTCTTCTTTTTTCTCCTGCGTTTTCAACAACGGGAATTGCACACGAAACACCGTGCCCTTCCCTTTTTCGCTTTCTACATCAATCACACCATTGTGTTCCTGAATAATTCCGTGCGAGACGGAAAGGCCCAACCCGACACCATCCTCTTTGGTGGTAAAGAACGGATCGAAAATCTTGCTCAAGTTCTCCGGAGCAATACCGCAGCCGGTATCCTGAATATCCACCTGAATGCAGTCGCCAGACTGGGCTCCGCTCATCAGCGGAATATTGACGTTTGCGGTTCGTACTGTCAGGGCTCCGCCCTTCTCCATCGCGTGAACGGCATTGAGGAAAAAATTAACGAATGTCTGGTTCAACTGCTCGGCATCGGCTTCGATGATGTGCCGCTTAGCGCCTAGATTGCGTTCCAGTTTTATTGCGTGCTGAGCCAGTTGCTGCTCAGCCAGTCTCAGAGAGTTTTCAATGATTTCGTGCAGGGAAACCGGCTTCAGCGAGGCTTTAGCCGGGCGGGCAAAGTTGAGCAACCGGTTAACGATGGTATCAATACGCTTCACTTCCTGGCCGACCAGATCAAAGAACGTGTGACGGAAGTCGGCGTCGTTATGCTGCTGAGGAAGAAGCTGGGTGAAGGTTTTGATGGTAACCAGCGGGTTTTTAATTTCGTGCGCCATGCCTGCCGAAAGCGTCCCGATGCTTGAAAGACGATCGGTGCGGCGGATCTGCTCCTCCATTTTCTTCAATGTGGTCATGTCGTTAAATACCACCAGCGCGCCAAGAAGATTCCCGGTGTGCCCGCGGAATATGGAACCGCTAACGCGGATTGGAACTTCTTCGCCATCAAGCGGAATGGACATATCCCGGTCGCGGAATCCGGCCTGTGTATTCAAAATTGCTTCCAGTCCTTCAACCAAAGCTGGCGACAGCACATTCATGGGGCGGTCCACTACGGCGGACTCATCCAGTCCTGTCAGCTTTTGAGCGCGCCGATTAAACACTGTAACCATGTGATCGGAATTAACCGCTACGATACCGCTGGTGAGCGAATCGAGCAGAATTTCGTTATAAATTTTTCCGTTTTGAACCGTGGTGTAGAGACTTGCATTTTCCAGCGCCACCGCCAGCTGGTCGCAAAGAAGCTGCAACGCCCGCTGATCTCGAAGGTCATAAATGCGTCCGGACTTTTTAGATCCAAGCAGGAGAACGGATTTCAGATCATTCCGCAGAAATATTCCGAGAGCCAGAACCGCTCCGAATGCATCCAGATCACCTTTGGCACCGATAACAGCCGGTGTCGGCCGCATGCGATCCAGCGTGTCGGCGGTAAAAGGCTCGTGATCTCTCTTCAGCAATTTGATGATCGAGCTTTCGGATTTAAGCACGAGCTTCTTCTCGTCCGCAGGATAAAACTGCTTATAAGATCCTCCGCTCTGAGCTCTCAGCAGAAATACGGCACTCACCCCGAACGCATCCCTGACCAGTCCGGAAAACTGATCGGTCAAATTTTCTTCTGTTGAAACCTCCTGAAAAACATGCGCCGCACGGACGAGGACTTCATCAACATTTAGAAGGTCGGCCGATGCAAAAAGACGATGCGAAACGGTCTGCATCCAGCCGTGCGCCGGAACTACAGAAAACGCCACAACCAGCGCCGCCAGCAGGTGAGAAAGATAGGTCGTATCAGGAACCATCCATAGAAACAAGAAGCGACCAATCCACTCACAAAAAACGTACAGCCCTATCAG containing:
- a CDS encoding PAS domain-containing protein; the encoded protein is MAAYLIGLYVFCEWIGRFLFLWMVPDTTYLSHLLAALVVAFSVVPAHGWMQTVSHRLFASADLLNVDEVLVRAAHVFQEVSTEENLTDQFSGLVRDAFGVSAVFLLRAQSGGSYKQFYPADEKKLVLKSESSIIKLLKRDHEPFTADTLDRMRPTPAVIGAKGDLDAFGAVLALGIFLRNDLKSVLLLGSKKSGRIYDLRDQRALQLLCDQLAVALENASLYTTVQNGKIYNEILLDSLTSGIVAVNSDHMVTVFNRRAQKLTGLDESAVVDRPMNVLSPALVEGLEAILNTQAGFRDRDMSIPLDGEEVPIRVSGSIFRGHTGNLLGALVVFNDMTTLKKMEEQIRRTDRLSSIGTLSAGMAHEIKNPLVTIKTFTQLLPQQHNDADFRHTFFDLVGQEVKRIDTIVNRLLNFARPAKASLKPVSLHEIIENSLRLAEQQLAQHAIKLERNLGAKRHIIEADAEQLNQTFVNFFLNAVHAMEKGGALTVRTANVNIPLMSGAQSGDCIQVDIQDTGCGIAPENLSKIFDPFFTTKEDGVGLGLSVSHGIIQEHNGVIDVESEKGKGTVFRVQFPLLKTQEKKEE